In Halorientalis sp. LT38, a genomic segment contains:
- a CDS encoding cobalt-precorrin-4/precorrin-4 C(11)-methyltransferase — MTDPDATDGEDPTDPQDAIDATAGRTDRDPRVYERSAGDEQEGIPFIGAGPGDPKLLTVAGRELVEAADLVVHAGSLVNSELLEEYCADAETVSSIGKDLEELIPLMRDAYEAGENVVRLHSGDPAIYGAALEQMDALEHESVPTYFVPGVTAAFAASATLRTQLTLNEVSNHVAFTRPQGKTLDADEDHISEFVEMGDVTTCIYLGTHAVAETMDRLLEQGHDPETPVAVVYHASWPDEDVIEGTIGTIGDRVTEAGYRASALVIIGEAVAGDGYERSYLYDGWANRGSESETEADD, encoded by the coding sequence ATGACTGATCCCGACGCGACCGACGGCGAGGATCCGACCGACCCGCAGGACGCCATCGACGCGACGGCGGGTCGGACGGACCGCGATCCGCGCGTCTACGAACGCAGCGCCGGCGACGAGCAGGAGGGGATTCCCTTCATCGGTGCCGGCCCCGGCGACCCGAAACTGCTGACCGTCGCCGGCCGCGAACTCGTCGAGGCAGCCGACCTTGTCGTTCACGCGGGGTCGCTCGTCAACAGCGAACTGCTGGAGGAGTACTGCGCCGACGCGGAGACGGTCTCCTCCATCGGCAAGGATCTCGAAGAGCTGATCCCGCTCATGCGTGACGCCTACGAGGCCGGCGAGAACGTGGTCCGCCTCCACAGCGGCGACCCGGCCATCTACGGCGCGGCGCTGGAGCAGATGGACGCCCTGGAACACGAGAGCGTCCCGACGTACTTCGTCCCCGGCGTCACCGCGGCCTTCGCCGCGAGCGCCACCCTCAGAACCCAACTCACGCTCAACGAGGTCTCGAACCACGTCGCCTTCACCCGGCCGCAGGGCAAGACCCTCGACGCCGACGAGGACCACATCTCCGAGTTCGTGGAGATGGGCGACGTGACGACCTGCATCTACCTCGGGACCCACGCCGTCGCGGAGACGATGGACCGACTGCTCGAACAGGGCCACGACCCCGAGACGCCGGTCGCCGTGGTCTACCACGCGTCCTGGCCGGACGAGGACGTGATCGAAGGGACCATCGGGACCATCGGCGACCGGGTGACCGAAGCCGGGTATCGCGCCTCGGCCCTCGTGATCATCGGCGAGGCCGTCGCTGGCGACGGCTACGAGCGGTCCTACCTCTACGACGGCTGGGCCAATCGCGGGAGCGAGAGCGAAACGGAGGCCGACGACTGA
- a CDS encoding MarR family transcriptional regulator encodes MTGEESGEGNVLRSKRDATRYQILVQIAERQPAVSQQEVADAIGVTSQAVSDYLQDLIKQGFVRKHGRGRYEVTKEGVDWLISHTSRLEEYVSHVSEEVIGQVEIETALATGDIEEGQPVSLSMHEGTMQATPGSTGSATAVAVTAAEAGTDVGVTDFEGVLDYELGDVTVVSLPRVDEGGSRAVDADRVAGLADEHDLLAVAGTEALVAARDADREPDLRFGTPEAVREAATRGQDVLLLSVETELARHTDRLREDNVSYEIVDAVD; translated from the coding sequence ATGACGGGCGAGGAGTCCGGCGAGGGGAACGTACTCAGGAGCAAGCGGGACGCGACCCGGTACCAGATCCTCGTCCAGATCGCCGAACGCCAGCCGGCGGTCAGCCAGCAGGAGGTCGCCGACGCCATCGGCGTCACCTCACAGGCGGTCAGCGACTACCTGCAGGACCTCATCAAGCAGGGTTTCGTTCGCAAACACGGCCGCGGCCGTTACGAGGTGACCAAGGAGGGCGTCGACTGGCTGATCTCCCACACCAGCCGCCTCGAGGAGTACGTCAGCCACGTCTCCGAGGAGGTCATCGGCCAGGTCGAGATCGAGACGGCGCTCGCGACCGGCGATATCGAGGAAGGGCAACCGGTCTCGCTGTCGATGCACGAGGGGACGATGCAGGCCACGCCCGGATCGACGGGCTCCGCGACGGCGGTCGCCGTCACCGCCGCGGAAGCCGGAACCGACGTGGGCGTCACCGACTTCGAGGGCGTCCTCGACTACGAGCTCGGCGACGTGACGGTGGTCTCCCTGCCACGGGTCGACGAGGGCGGCAGCCGCGCCGTCGACGCCGACCGCGTGGCCGGGCTGGCCGACGAGCACGACCTGCTCGCCGTCGCCGGGACGGAGGCGCTCGTGGCCGCCCGCGACGCCGACCGGGAGCCTGACCTGCGCTTTGGCACCCCCGAGGCCGTCCGCGAGGCCGCCACGCGCGGGCAGGACGTCCTCCTCCTCTCGGTCGAGACGGAACTCGCGCGCCACACGGACCGACTGCGCGAGGACAACGTGAGTTACGAGATCGTCGACGCAGTCGATTAG
- the cbiT gene encoding precorrin-6Y C5,15-methyltransferase (decarboxylating) subunit CbiT — MFYPTLRLYSVMSRVALPHDAKAGPTKPEVRAVLLSKLGLTDADHFAEVGSCTGAVTIEAARRAGRVTAVERKESRLKTTRKNLAANETSAEVELREGEAPDGLPEDADALFLGGSRNYEAVLDHAVATGVDRVIMNVSRLEVAGAATDAFRERDLLEEVVQFQVSHGYELAGATSFDSDNPVYMLIGSASDEQVAADGGERSVASRFPEDQP; from the coding sequence TTGTTTTATCCGACACTCCGGTTGTATTCGGTGATGTCCCGCGTAGCGCTCCCACACGACGCGAAGGCGGGGCCGACCAAGCCCGAGGTCCGGGCCGTGTTGCTCTCGAAGCTGGGGCTCACGGACGCGGACCACTTCGCCGAGGTCGGCTCCTGTACCGGAGCGGTCACCATCGAGGCCGCGCGCCGAGCCGGCCGCGTCACCGCGGTCGAACGGAAGGAATCGCGCCTTAAGACCACCCGGAAGAACCTGGCGGCAAACGAGACCAGCGCCGAGGTCGAGTTGCGCGAGGGGGAAGCTCCCGACGGGCTCCCAGAGGACGCGGACGCGCTCTTCCTCGGCGGCAGCCGCAACTACGAGGCCGTCCTCGACCACGCCGTCGCGACCGGCGTCGACCGCGTGATCATGAACGTCTCGCGGCTGGAGGTCGCCGGCGCGGCGACCGACGCCTTCCGCGAGCGCGACCTCCTCGAAGAGGTCGTCCAGTTCCAGGTCAGCCACGGCTACGAACTCGCCGGCGCGACGAGTTTCGACTCGGACAACCCCGTCTACATGCTGATCGGGAGCGCGAGCGACGAGCAGGTTGCCGCGGATGGGGGTGAGCGAAGCGTAGCTTCGCGATTCCCGGAGGACCAGCCATGA
- a CDS encoding cobalt-factor II C(20)-methyltransferase, with the protein MTLYGVGLGPGEADLVTVRGKRVLEEVDVVYSPGRLSRSVATEHVPEERIGDLDFPMTRDEEKLRRAWKEAAAEIAPRAKDGDAAFVTLGDPNVYSTFGHLRRTLDAFHPDVELEVVPGVSAMTAFATALGVEIPAGSGLALREADQGRSPTGPDRMVLFKVTDAPATHEGLVDAGYDVTYGRRLFMEQGETVVTDDPDDIEERDYYTLAYATRSDAEEDLATAQFETAYENPGPVTEECAEGVACGDELPEVRSDD; encoded by the coding sequence ATGACCCTCTACGGCGTCGGACTCGGCCCCGGCGAGGCGGATCTCGTAACGGTCCGGGGGAAGCGCGTCCTCGAAGAGGTGGACGTGGTGTACTCGCCGGGCCGGCTCTCCCGCTCGGTCGCGACCGAACACGTCCCCGAGGAGCGCATCGGCGACCTCGACTTCCCGATGACACGCGACGAGGAGAAACTCCGGCGGGCCTGGAAGGAGGCAGCCGCCGAGATCGCGCCCCGGGCGAAAGACGGCGACGCGGCCTTCGTCACGCTGGGCGACCCCAACGTCTACTCGACGTTCGGCCACCTCCGGCGAACACTGGACGCCTTCCACCCCGACGTGGAGCTGGAAGTCGTCCCCGGCGTCAGCGCCATGACGGCCTTCGCGACGGCGCTTGGCGTCGAGATCCCGGCCGGTTCGGGGCTGGCACTCCGGGAGGCCGATCAGGGGCGCTCACCGACCGGTCCCGACCGGATGGTCCTGTTCAAAGTGACCGACGCACCCGCGACCCACGAGGGGCTCGTCGATGCGGGCTACGACGTGACCTACGGTCGGCGGCTGTTCATGGAGCAGGGCGAGACGGTCGTCACCGACGACCCCGACGATATCGAGGAGCGCGATTACTACACCCTCGCCTACGCGACGCGGAGCGACGCCGAGGAGGACCTGGCCACGGCGCAGTTCGAGACGGCCTACGAGAACCCAGGTCCGGTCACGGAGGAGTGCGCCGAAGGGGTCGCTTGCGGCGACGAACTGCCGGAGGTGCGATCCGATGACTGA